The following proteins come from a genomic window of Bartonella apihabitans:
- the pnp gene encoding polyribonucleotide nucleotidyltransferase, producing the protein MFFNTHKVEIDWAGRPLTLETGKIARQADGAVMATYGETIVLATVVSEKEPKPGQDFFPLTVNYQEKTYAAGKIPGGYFKREGRPSEGETLISRLIDRPIRPLFAEGYKNETQVIITVLQHDLENNPDILSMVAASAALTLSGVPFMGPIGGARVGYINGKYVLNPNIDEMPESKLDLVVAGTSDAVLMVESEAQELSEDVMLGAVVFGHNGFKPVIDAIIKLAEVAAKEPREFAPEDLSALEKKMLKFAEKDLRKAYQLTDKQERYAAVDAVKAKVDAKFMPEGEEEPEYNAEEIATVFKHLQAKIVRWNILDNGSRIDGRDLKTVRPIYTEVGILPRTHGSALFTRGETQAVVVATLGTGEDEQYIDSLTGMYKETFLLHYNFPPFSVGETGRIGSPGRREIGHGKLAWRAIHPMLPSQESFPYTIRAVSEITESNGSSSMATVCGTSLALMDAGVPLQHPVAGIAMGLIKEGDRYAILSDILGDEDHLGDMDFKVAGTENGVTALQMDIKINGITEDIMKVALGQAKEGRIHILGEMAKALTGARSELGEYAPRIEMMTIPVDKIRDVIGSGGKVIREITEQTGAKINIEDDGTIKIASSDAKTIEAAKRWIHSIVDEPEVGQIYQGTVVKTADFGAFVNFFGPRDGLVHISQLAPERVNKTTDVVKEGQKVWVKLMGFDERGKVRLSMKVVDQETGQEIPREEAPKSEDADHAEKHGKHEKGEKDEKSDKPEKKHRRKKNADKDKE; encoded by the coding sequence ATGTTTTTTAACACTCACAAAGTAGAGATTGACTGGGCAGGTCGCCCGCTAACTCTTGAAACAGGAAAAATTGCCCGTCAGGCTGATGGTGCAGTTATGGCAACCTATGGCGAAACAATCGTTCTCGCCACTGTAGTTTCCGAAAAGGAACCCAAGCCCGGACAGGATTTTTTCCCGCTCACTGTCAATTATCAGGAAAAGACTTATGCAGCCGGTAAAATACCGGGAGGCTATTTCAAGCGTGAAGGTCGTCCGAGCGAAGGCGAAACATTGATTTCACGTTTGATCGACCGCCCGATCCGCCCGCTTTTTGCAGAAGGCTACAAAAACGAAACTCAGGTCATTATCACAGTTTTGCAGCATGACCTTGAAAACAACCCCGACATTTTGTCGATGGTTGCAGCTTCTGCAGCTTTGACCCTTTCGGGCGTTCCGTTCATGGGGCCGATTGGTGGCGCACGTGTTGGCTATATCAACGGCAAATATGTGTTGAACCCGAATATTGATGAAATGCCGGAATCGAAGCTTGATCTCGTCGTTGCCGGCACATCCGACGCGGTTTTGATGGTTGAATCGGAAGCGCAGGAACTGAGCGAAGATGTGATGCTCGGTGCTGTTGTTTTCGGTCATAACGGCTTCAAGCCGGTTATTGACGCAATTATCAAACTTGCTGAAGTTGCCGCCAAGGAGCCGCGCGAATTTGCTCCGGAAGATTTGAGTGCTTTGGAAAAGAAGATGCTCAAATTTGCCGAAAAGGATTTGCGCAAGGCCTATCAACTCACTGACAAACAAGAGCGCTATGCTGCTGTTGATGCCGTCAAAGCCAAGGTTGACGCAAAATTCATGCCGGAAGGCGAAGAAGAACCTGAATATAATGCGGAAGAAATCGCAACTGTCTTCAAACATTTGCAGGCAAAAATCGTCCGCTGGAATATTCTTGATAACGGCAGCCGTATTGATGGCCGCGATTTGAAAACAGTCCGCCCGATCTATACAGAAGTCGGCATTTTGCCGCGCACACACGGTTCGGCATTGTTTACCCGCGGTGAAACACAGGCCGTCGTTGTTGCAACTTTGGGAACCGGTGAAGACGAACAATATATCGATTCACTCACCGGAATGTACAAGGAAACCTTCCTTCTCCATTACAACTTCCCGCCGTTTTCGGTTGGTGAAACCGGCCGTATCGGTTCTCCGGGACGCCGTGAAATCGGCCATGGAAAGCTCGCATGGCGTGCAATCCATCCGATGCTTCCTTCACAGGAAAGTTTCCCTTACACAATCCGCGCCGTTTCGGAAATTACCGAATCCAACGGGTCGTCATCCATGGCAACCGTTTGCGGTACATCCCTTGCATTGATGGATGCCGGTGTTCCGCTGCAACATCCTGTTGCCGGTATTGCTATGGGTCTCATCAAGGAAGGTGACCGTTATGCGATCCTTTCCGATATTCTTGGTGATGAAGATCATCTTGGCGATATGGATTTCAAGGTTGCCGGTACAGAAAATGGTGTCACTGCCTTGCAGATGGATATCAAGATCAACGGCATTACCGAAGACATTATGAAGGTGGCGCTCGGACAGGCCAAAGAAGGTCGTATCCATATTCTGGGTGAAATGGCCAAAGCTTTGACCGGAGCACGTTCCGAATTGGGTGAATATGCTCCACGTATCGAGATGATGACTATTCCTGTCGATAAAATCCGCGACGTTATCGGTTCCGGCGGCAAGGTTATCCGCGAGATTACCGAGCAGACCGGTGCCAAGATCAATATCGAGGATGACGGCACGATCAAGATCGCATCTTCCGATGCCAAAACAATCGAAGCTGCAAAACGCTGGATCCATTCCATCGTCGACGAGCCGGAAGTTGGCCAGATCTATCAAGGTACTGTTGTGAAGACAGCCGATTTTGGCGCTTTCGTCAATTTCTTCGGTCCTCGTGACGGTCTCGTTCACATTTCCCAATTGGCTCCCGAACGCGTCAACAAGACGACAGATGTTGTCAAGGAAGGTCAGAAAGTTTGGGTCAAGCTCATGGGATTTGACGAACGTGGAAAAGTCCGCCTGTCGATGAAAGTTGTCGATCAGGAAACAGGGCAGGAAATTCCGCGTGAAGAAGCCCCGAAGTCTGAAGATGCCGACCATGCCGAAAAACATGGAAAGCATGAAAAGGGCGAAAAGGATGAAAAATCCGATAAGCCTGAAAAGAAACATCGTCGTAAAAAGAATGCTGATAAAGACAAAGAATAG
- a CDS encoding class I SAM-dependent methyltransferase, whose protein sequence is MKWVKSIVPVLGKLSKAHGIVFWLTVPEDIQEKELERLQQLPQSFENAFTTQAGMFSNGRIDQGSQMLVKHMERVVFGKTADFGAGWGYLSYEAIKQAKKLTELDLYEADYNSLEAAKTHIGSLHASLPVDYLWQDITSEPIDRIYDTILSNPPFHEGRAADVSLGQKFISVAAQRLKPGGCFLMVANRQLPYETTLQKLFRKVLLLEEQNGFKVIEARK, encoded by the coding sequence ATGAAATGGGTAAAGTCTATTGTTCCGGTTTTGGGGAAGCTTTCAAAAGCGCATGGCATTGTTTTCTGGTTGACTGTACCAGAGGATATTCAGGAAAAAGAGCTGGAAAGGCTTCAACAGCTTCCGCAAAGCTTTGAAAATGCCTTCACAACACAGGCAGGCATGTTTTCAAATGGTCGCATTGACCAAGGTTCGCAAATGTTGGTCAAACATATGGAGAGAGTTGTGTTCGGCAAAACGGCCGATTTTGGTGCCGGTTGGGGATATCTTTCCTATGAAGCGATAAAACAGGCTAAAAAGCTTACAGAGCTTGATCTTTATGAGGCCGATTACAATTCACTGGAAGCGGCGAAAACACATATAGGCAGCCTTCATGCTTCACTTCCAGTCGATTATTTATGGCAGGATATCACAAGCGAGCCGATAGATCGGATTTATGATACAATTCTGTCAAATCCGCCATTTCATGAAGGGCGCGCGGCAGATGTCTCATTGGGACAAAAATTCATAAGTGTGGCAGCGCAAAGGTTAAAACCCGGTGGTTGTTTTCTCATGGTGGCAAACAGGCAGTTGCCCTATGAAACGACTTTGCAAAAACTTTTCCGGAAAGTACTGCTTCTTGAAGAGCAGAACGGCTTCAAAGTGATTGAAGCGCGTAAATGA
- the fabI gene encoding enoyl-ACP reductase FabI has protein sequence MEGLMKGKRGLIMGVANDHSIAWGIACQLAKAGAELAFTYQGDAFGKRVHPLAEKLGSKLLLECDVENIDSVDAVFNRLEKEWGTLDFVVHAIGFSDKSQLKGRYVDVTTRENFSRTMVISAFSFTEIAQRAGRLMPNGGALLTLTYGASQHVVPNYNVMGVAKAALEAMVRYLAADFGPQNIRVNAISAGPVRTLAGNGIGAARAIFSYQKRNSPLRRTVDIEEIGKSALYLLSDLASGVTGDIHYVDCGYNIMSMPILEELKDSDESRGE, from the coding sequence ATGGAAGGTTTGATGAAGGGCAAGCGCGGCCTCATAATGGGCGTCGCGAACGACCATTCAATCGCCTGGGGAATAGCATGTCAGCTCGCAAAAGCGGGGGCTGAACTGGCTTTTACCTATCAAGGAGATGCATTTGGAAAGCGTGTCCACCCCTTGGCAGAAAAACTCGGATCCAAGCTTTTGCTTGAATGCGATGTTGAAAATATCGATTCGGTCGATGCTGTTTTCAATCGACTGGAAAAAGAATGGGGCACACTCGACTTTGTCGTTCATGCGATCGGTTTCTCGGACAAATCGCAGCTTAAAGGACGCTATGTCGATGTGACAACACGGGAAAACTTCAGTCGCACAATGGTTATTTCTGCATTTTCCTTTACAGAAATTGCCCAACGTGCAGGAAGACTAATGCCCAACGGTGGCGCATTGCTGACATTGACCTATGGCGCGTCCCAGCATGTTGTCCCGAATTACAACGTCATGGGCGTTGCGAAAGCCGCACTTGAAGCCATGGTGCGCTATTTGGCAGCTGATTTCGGACCGCAGAATATCCGCGTCAATGCAATTTCGGCGGGGCCCGTTCGCACACTTGCCGGCAATGGTATTGGGGCAGCACGAGCAATTTTCTCTTACCAGAAGCGCAATTCACCTTTGCGTCGCACAGTTGATATTGAGGAAATCGGCAAATCGGCACTCTATCTGTTATCCGACTTGGCTTCCGGTGTTACCGGCGACATTCATTATGTCGATTGCGGCTATAATATTATGTCCATGCCGATACTGGAAGAACTGAAAGACAGTGACGAATCACGCGGCGAATAA
- the infB gene encoding translation initiation factor IF-2: MTENNNDKKTAKKTLTLKRPGVETSTVKQNFSHGRTKAVVVETKRRKITRPDEKVEVKHVVTKPRVAQTTRPHIETPPKVSAQHPHSNLSSAEMEARMRALEEARLHAEEEHKREEEEHKRAAEEAKRRQAEEAKRAKEREELLRKQAEEDAKARAAHEAEKAEGHKPEVKKHEVHKVKEGYRPKTDKQAANRPIELDIAPVTKQRAAAPVTKRNIVDDDEDDRRSRRGGGNKSEVRAPKAVKGGDERRRSKLTLNSALDEEGNSRGRSMAAMRRRQEKFKRSQIQEPREKISREVTIPETITIQELAQRMTERSVDVIKYLMKQGQMLKPGDVIDADMAQLIAEEFGHTVKRVAESDVEEGLFNVPDDPAKLKPRPPVVTIMGHVDHGKTSLLDAIRHANVVAGEAGGITQHIGAYQVEQKGQKITFIDTPGHAAFTAMRARGAQVTDIAVLVVAADDSVMPQTIESIHHAKAAGVPIIVAINKIDKPAADPQKVRTELLQHEVFVESMGGDTLEVEVSAKTGKNIDKLLEAILLQAEILDLKADPDRTAEGVVIEAQLDRGRGAVATVLIQKGTLHPSDIIVAGNEWGRVRALINDRGAHIKAATPSMPVEVLGMQGTPQAGDRFAVVANEAQAREIAEYRQRLAREKAVARQAGSRGSLEQMMNRMQTSGMKEFPLVIKGDVQGSVEAITSALEKLGNDEVRAHIVHAAPGGITESDVSLAAASNAAIIGFNVRANSQARDAAEAQGIEIRYYNIIYDLVDDVKAAMSGMLTPERRETFLGNAEIIEVFNISKVGKVAGCRVTEGKMERGEGVRLIRDHVVVHEGKLKTLKRFKDEVAEVPAGQECGMAFENYDDIRVGDIIEAFRVETIKRSL, encoded by the coding sequence ATGACGGAAAACAATAACGACAAGAAAACAGCCAAGAAAACGCTGACCTTAAAACGCCCCGGGGTTGAAACCAGCACAGTCAAGCAGAATTTCAGCCATGGTCGCACAAAGGCGGTCGTTGTCGAAACGAAACGGCGAAAAATCACCCGTCCGGATGAAAAGGTGGAAGTCAAGCACGTTGTGACCAAGCCGCGCGTTGCCCAGACAACAAGGCCGCATATTGAAACGCCGCCGAAAGTTTCCGCTCAACACCCTCATAGCAACCTTTCATCGGCTGAAATGGAAGCACGTATGCGGGCGTTAGAGGAAGCACGGCTTCACGCTGAAGAAGAGCATAAGCGCGAAGAAGAAGAACATAAACGCGCCGCAGAAGAAGCGAAACGTCGTCAGGCAGAAGAAGCCAAACGTGCCAAAGAGCGCGAAGAACTGTTGCGCAAACAGGCTGAAGAAGACGCCAAAGCCCGCGCTGCCCACGAGGCTGAAAAGGCTGAAGGGCACAAGCCCGAAGTTAAAAAGCACGAAGTTCATAAGGTCAAAGAAGGTTATCGTCCAAAGACCGATAAACAGGCAGCCAATCGCCCGATTGAACTTGATATTGCGCCCGTTACCAAACAACGCGCAGCCGCTCCTGTCACAAAACGCAATATAGTCGATGATGACGAGGATGATCGTCGTTCACGTCGTGGCGGTGGTAATAAATCCGAAGTGCGCGCTCCCAAAGCAGTGAAAGGCGGCGATGAACGTCGCCGCAGCAAACTGACATTGAATAGTGCACTTGACGAGGAAGGCAATTCGCGCGGCCGCTCGATGGCGGCTATGCGTCGGCGTCAGGAAAAATTCAAACGCTCGCAAATTCAGGAACCGCGTGAAAAGATTTCTCGCGAGGTAACAATTCCTGAAACCATTACCATTCAGGAACTCGCCCAACGTATGACCGAACGCTCTGTCGACGTCATCAAATATCTGATGAAACAGGGGCAGATGTTGAAACCCGGTGATGTCATTGATGCCGATATGGCGCAATTGATTGCCGAAGAATTCGGCCACACGGTAAAACGCGTTGCAGAATCGGATGTTGAAGAAGGTCTCTTCAATGTTCCGGATGATCCGGCAAAATTGAAACCGCGTCCACCGGTCGTTACCATTATGGGGCACGTTGACCATGGCAAGACATCGCTTCTTGATGCCATCCGCCACGCCAATGTTGTTGCCGGTGAAGCGGGTGGTATCACCCAGCATATCGGTGCCTATCAGGTGGAACAAAAGGGGCAGAAGATAACATTTATCGATACACCGGGACACGCTGCCTTTACGGCGATGCGTGCCCGTGGTGCGCAGGTGACCGATATTGCGGTTCTGGTTGTTGCAGCCGACGACAGTGTCATGCCGCAAACGATTGAATCCATTCACCATGCAAAAGCTGCCGGTGTACCGATTATTGTTGCCATCAACAAGATTGATAAACCGGCTGCCGATCCGCAAAAGGTCAGAACCGAGCTGTTGCAACATGAAGTGTTTGTCGAAAGCATGGGTGGTGACACACTGGAAGTCGAGGTTTCGGCTAAAACCGGCAAGAATATCGACAAGCTTCTTGAAGCAATTCTGTTGCAGGCGGAAATTCTCGACTTGAAAGCCGATCCTGATCGTACTGCCGAAGGTGTTGTTATCGAAGCGCAGCTTGATCGCGGTCGCGGTGCTGTTGCAACGGTTCTCATCCAGAAGGGTACATTGCATCCTTCCGATATTATCGTTGCCGGTAACGAGTGGGGTCGTGTTCGTGCCCTTATCAATGATCGTGGTGCCCATATCAAAGCGGCAACCCCGTCAATGCCGGTCGAAGTTCTCGGTATGCAAGGCACACCGCAGGCCGGTGACCGTTTTGCAGTTGTTGCCAATGAAGCGCAGGCCCGCGAGATTGCCGAATATCGTCAACGTCTTGCCCGCGAGAAGGCGGTTGCACGGCAGGCGGGCTCGCGTGGTTCGCTTGAACAGATGATGAACCGGATGCAGACAAGCGGCATGAAAGAATTTCCGCTGGTCATCAAAGGGGATGTTCAGGGTTCTGTAGAAGCCATTACCTCAGCTCTTGAAAAACTCGGTAATGACGAAGTACGCGCCCATATTGTCCATGCCGCTCCCGGTGGTATTACGGAAAGTGATGTATCATTGGCTGCGGCATCCAATGCCGCCATTATCGGCTTCAATGTTCGTGCCAATAGTCAGGCACGTGATGCAGCCGAAGCCCAAGGCATCGAAATTCGTTACTACAATATCATTTATGATCTTGTTGACGATGTGAAGGCAGCAATGTCGGGCATGTTGACGCCTGAACGGCGCGAAACATTCCTTGGCAATGCCGAGATTATCGAAGTCTTCAACATTTCCAAAGTCGGAAAGGTTGCAGGTTGCCGTGTTACCGAAGGCAAGATGGAGCGCGGCGAGGGTGTACGCCTTATCCGTGATCATGTTGTTGTCCATGAAGGCAAGCTCAAGACCTTGAAACGCTTCAAAGACGAGGTTGCCGAAGTTCCTGCCGGTCAGGAATGCGGTATGGCCTTCGAGAATTACGATGATATTCGTGTTGGAGATATTATCGAAGCGTTCCGCGTTGAAACCATTAAACGCTCGCTCTAA
- the truB gene encoding tRNA pseudouridine(55) synthase TruB: MARQRKKKGRPVSGWVILDKPEGMGSTEAVSKIKWLFQAEKAGHAGTLDPLASGMLPIALGEATKTVPYVVDGTKVYRFTVSWGEEHNTDDMEGVVTKTSNKRPSKEEILAILPHYIGTILQTPPQFSAIKIDGNRAYDLAREGEKIEIPAREVEIDSLELVDITQEGHAIFEVECGKGTYVRALARDMGRELGCYGYIANLRRIEVSPFVEDDFVSLEDLEEAAPERGEADENGIFPPRDFSALDELLIETGAALEFLPQYPLSDEQAYRVRMGNPILMRGRDAPVDEDEVCATYKGKLLAIGMIEKGQFKPKRVFTIG, encoded by the coding sequence ATGGCGCGTCAGCGAAAGAAAAAGGGCCGTCCGGTTTCGGGTTGGGTGATTCTCGATAAGCCTGAGGGTATGGGGTCGACCGAGGCCGTTTCAAAAATCAAATGGCTGTTTCAGGCTGAAAAAGCCGGTCACGCCGGAACACTTGACCCGCTTGCTTCGGGCATGTTGCCAATTGCCTTGGGAGAAGCCACAAAAACTGTTCCCTATGTTGTCGATGGTACGAAAGTTTATCGCTTTACCGTTTCCTGGGGGGAAGAACACAATACCGATGATATGGAAGGCGTGGTGACAAAAACGTCAAACAAGCGCCCAAGCAAAGAAGAAATATTAGCGATTTTGCCCCATTACATTGGCACAATTCTTCAAACCCCGCCGCAATTTTCCGCCATCAAGATTGATGGCAACCGTGCTTATGATCTGGCGCGGGAAGGTGAAAAAATTGAAATTCCGGCACGTGAAGTTGAAATCGATAGCCTTGAACTCGTTGACATAACTCAGGAAGGCCATGCGATTTTCGAGGTTGAATGCGGTAAAGGGACTTATGTGCGTGCTCTTGCCCGCGACATGGGAAGAGAACTCGGGTGCTATGGCTATATTGCCAATTTGCGTCGTATCGAAGTTTCGCCTTTTGTCGAAGATGATTTTGTGAGCCTTGAAGATTTGGAGGAAGCCGCGCCGGAAAGAGGCGAGGCCGACGAGAATGGCATTTTTCCGCCACGTGATTTTTCCGCACTTGACGAACTTCTGATAGAAACCGGTGCGGCACTCGAATTTCTGCCGCAATATCCGTTAAGCGACGAGCAGGCTTATCGTGTGCGAATGGGAAACCCTATTTTAATGCGTGGACGAGATGCCCCCGTTGACGAAGATGAGGTTTGTGCGACGTATAAGGGTAAATTATTGGCAATTGGCATGATCGAAAAAGGCCAGTTCAAGCCCAAGCGCGTTTTCACAATCGGCTGA
- the fabB gene encoding beta-ketoacyl-ACP synthase I, whose protein sequence is MRRVVVTGMGIVSSIGNNPEAVLNSLREAKSGISFSQEYADLGFRSQVYGMPQIDIEALVDRRAMRFHGRGTAWNHIAMDQAIADAGLSSDEVSNPKTGIIMGSGEPSTRTIVDSADIARQKGPKRVGPFAVPKAMSSTASATLATFFKIKGVNYSISSACATSNHCIGNAYELIQFGKQDRVFAGGCEDLDWTLSVLFDAMGAMSSKRNATPESASRAYDVGRDGFVIAGGAGVLVLEELEVAKARGAKIYAEIVGYGATSDGYDMVAPSGEGAERCMRMALSTVKNKIDYINPHATSTPVGDPPEIEAIRKIFGSGDSCPPISATKSLTGHSLGAAGVQEAIYSLLMMKNNFICESAHIDELDPAFADMPIVRKRLDNQKLNTVLSNTFGFGGTNATLVFQRYE, encoded by the coding sequence ATGCGTCGAGTAGTTGTAACCGGTATGGGAATTGTCTCATCAATCGGGAATAACCCTGAAGCTGTCCTGAATAGTTTACGCGAAGCGAAATCCGGTATCAGTTTTTCGCAAGAATATGCTGATCTGGGGTTCCGCAGTCAGGTCTACGGCATGCCGCAGATTGACATTGAGGCACTGGTTGACCGGCGTGCCATGCGTTTTCACGGGCGGGGAACCGCCTGGAACCATATCGCTATGGATCAGGCAATTGCCGATGCAGGGCTGTCATCCGACGAAGTTTCCAATCCGAAAACCGGTATTATTATGGGCTCCGGCGAACCTTCAACGCGGACAATCGTAGACTCGGCCGACATAGCCCGCCAAAAAGGTCCCAAACGCGTTGGTCCTTTTGCTGTGCCAAAAGCTATGAGTTCGACTGCTTCGGCAACATTGGCGACTTTTTTCAAGATAAAAGGCGTGAACTATTCGATTTCATCGGCCTGCGCGACATCCAACCATTGCATTGGTAATGCCTATGAGCTTATCCAGTTTGGCAAACAGGATCGCGTTTTTGCCGGTGGTTGCGAGGATCTTGATTGGACATTGTCGGTGCTCTTTGATGCGATGGGGGCGATGTCGAGTAAACGCAATGCAACGCCTGAAAGTGCTTCACGTGCCTATGATGTCGGCCGTGACGGCTTTGTCATTGCCGGAGGCGCCGGCGTTCTGGTGCTTGAAGAGCTGGAAGTTGCCAAAGCACGTGGTGCAAAAATCTATGCCGAGATTGTCGGATATGGCGCAACATCCGATGGTTACGATATGGTCGCTCCCTCCGGTGAAGGAGCCGAGCGCTGCATGCGCATGGCTTTATCGACTGTCAAAAATAAAATTGACTACATCAATCCCCATGCCACATCCACACCTGTTGGCGATCCACCGGAAATAGAAGCGATCCGCAAGATTTTCGGCTCGGGTGATTCGTGCCCGCCGATTTCGGCAACAAAATCGCTAACCGGTCATTCGCTTGGAGCCGCCGGTGTGCAGGAAGCAATTTATTCCCTTCTTATGATGAAAAATAATTTCATCTGCGAAAGTGCTCATATTGATGAGCTTGATCCGGCGTTTGCGGATATGCCGATTGTACGCAAACGTCTTGATAACCAAAAACTGAACACAGTCCTGTCAAATACTTTCGGCTTTGGCGGAACCAATGCAACGCTGGTTTTCCAGCGTTACGAATAA
- the rpsO gene encoding 30S ribosomal protein S15 produces the protein MSITAERKQALIKEYATKEGDTGSPEVQVAILSERIANLTEHFKSHKKDNHSRRGLLKLVSQRRRLLDYLNGVDEKRYQSLISKLGLRR, from the coding sequence ATGTCGATTACTGCTGAACGTAAACAGGCTTTGATCAAAGAATATGCAACCAAGGAAGGCGATACAGGTTCGCCGGAAGTACAGGTTGCTATTTTGTCTGAACGTATTGCCAATTTGACCGAGCACTTCAAATCCCACAAGAAGGATAACCATTCCCGCCGTGGTCTTTTGAAACTTGTTTCCCAACGTCGTCGTCTTCTCGATTACCTGAACGGTGTCGATGAAAAACGTTACCAATCGTTGATTTCCAAGCTCGGCTTGCGTCGCTAA
- a CDS encoding MFS transporter: MQQKSSTLAPFKSHAFRSLWAATLVSNLGGLIQTVGAGWIMTLISTSHSMVGLVQGANTLPVVIFSLLAGALADNFNRRQIMITAQLLMMAVSVLLAVLTCFGLLTPWLLLAFTFLIGCGSALYNPPWQATVGDIVPREDISAAVTLNSVGFNLMRSVGPATGGAIVAAFGGAAAFVVNAFSYIPLLGALFFWKPDYVNNGLPREKLVAAMSDGLRYVFMSPHLLNIMTRAFMFGLGAISVLALLPIIAHEKLDGGALIYGTLLGSFGVGAIAAGIINSWVRRRFSSEAIVAGSFVGYALSCLLLALSDSSIIAHIVLFPAGMCWVLALSLFNVSVQLSTPRWVVSRALALYQTSSFGGMAVGSWLWGSLADNYSPVISLYICAAFLIVGALMGLKFTIFEIPSINLDPLDQFREPELHLDLQARSGPIMVLIDYEIKDEDLAEFLKTMSLRRRIRLRDGARQWTLLRDLEHPNRWVETYHMPTWVDYLRHNRRRTKADADVTEKLRQLSQIPEGLRVHRMIERHTVPEADQIQVKHSAHHLH; this comes from the coding sequence ATGCAACAAAAAAGCTCGACACTTGCGCCATTCAAAAGCCATGCTTTTCGAAGCCTGTGGGCGGCGACACTTGTATCCAATCTTGGCGGGCTTATCCAGACAGTCGGTGCCGGCTGGATTATGACATTAATCAGCACTTCCCATTCCATGGTGGGGCTTGTTCAGGGTGCCAACACTTTACCGGTTGTGATTTTTTCGCTTCTCGCCGGTGCCCTTGCCGATAATTTCAACCGTCGACAGATCATGATTACCGCGCAATTGTTGATGATGGCTGTTTCGGTTCTCCTTGCCGTTCTCACCTGTTTCGGTCTGCTGACGCCTTGGCTTTTGCTGGCCTTTACGTTTCTGATCGGCTGTGGCTCCGCGCTTTATAATCCCCCTTGGCAGGCAACTGTGGGGGACATTGTGCCACGCGAAGATATTTCCGCAGCAGTTACTTTAAATAGCGTGGGCTTCAATTTGATGCGCAGCGTCGGGCCTGCAACCGGCGGTGCAATTGTTGCCGCCTTTGGCGGCGCGGCCGCTTTTGTCGTCAATGCCTTCAGCTATATTCCGCTTCTTGGTGCACTGTTTTTCTGGAAACCCGATTATGTGAATAACGGTTTGCCACGTGAAAAACTCGTTGCAGCAATGTCTGATGGATTACGCTATGTTTTTATGTCGCCGCATCTTCTAAACATCATGACACGGGCGTTCATGTTCGGTCTTGGCGCCATATCGGTTCTGGCACTTCTTCCCATTATTGCCCACGAAAAACTTGATGGCGGGGCGCTCATTTACGGGACATTGCTCGGTTCTTTCGGAGTAGGTGCGATTGCTGCCGGCATTATCAATTCCTGGGTGAGAAGGCGCTTTTCCTCGGAAGCTATCGTTGCCGGTTCATTTGTCGGTTACGCCTTGTCTTGCCTGTTGCTCGCTTTGAGTGACTCGTCAATCATTGCCCATATTGTGCTTTTTCCGGCCGGTATGTGCTGGGTTCTGGCACTTTCGCTCTTTAATGTTTCGGTGCAATTATCAACGCCGCGCTGGGTTGTTTCACGCGCTTTGGCTCTCTATCAGACATCGTCTTTTGGCGGTATGGCCGTCGGAAGCTGGTTATGGGGAAGTCTGGCTGACAATTATTCGCCTGTCATTTCTCTCTATATATGCGCTGCATTCCTTATTGTGGGTGCATTGATGGGACTGAAATTTACTATCTTTGAAATACCGAGCATCAATCTGGATCCACTTGACCAATTTCGCGAACCGGAATTGCATCTTGATCTTCAGGCAAGAAGCGGCCCGATTATGGTTCTGATCGATTACGAGATTAAAGACGAAGATCTTGCAGAATTTCTTAAAACGATGTCGTTGAGGCGGCGTATCCGGTTGCGTGACGGAGCCAGACAATGGACCCTGTTGCGCGATCTCGAACATCCCAACCGCTGGGTTGAAACCTATCATATGCCGACATGGGTTGATTATTTGCGGCACAATCGCCGCCGCACCAAAGCCGATGCCGACGTGACAGAAAAATTACGCCAGCTTAGCCAAATTCCCGAAGGCTTGAGAGTGCACCGGATGATTGAACGTCACACTGTGCCGGAAGCTGACCAGATACAAGTCAAGCATTCCGCCCACCATCTCCACTAG